In Deltaproteobacteria bacterium, the sequence AAGGCATTAAAAACAGCAGTTGCTCGTTCATTCAACAGTATACCCGTAGACGGCGATACATCAACAAATGATACTGTACTGGCGATTGCAAATGGTTTTGCAGGGAATANNNNNNNNNNNNNNNNNATAAAAGTTTTTGTGAAATATTAGAAAAGGTTTGTAAGAAACTTGCCGATATGATTGTCATAGACGGCGAGGGTGCTACAAAATTCTTGGAGTTTAAAGTCACAGGCACAAAAAATAATGAAGCTGCAAAAAGGATTGCAGATGTTGTTGCAAATTCCCTTTTGGTCAAGACTGCATTTTTTGGAGAAGATGCAAACTGGGGCAGGATTATGGCAGCAATAGGCAGGGCAGGTGTGGATGTAAAAGAGGAAAATATAAACATCTATTTTAATGAGGTTCCTGTTGTGTTGAACGGGCAAAAGGCGAAAGGCAAAGGGCTAAAGGCAAAAGATATAGAAAAAAAGGCGACAAAGGCAGTCAAACAGAAACACATCTGTATAAGGATTGGACTTGGTTTGGGTAAGGGCAGCAGCACAGTTTGGGCAAGCGATTTGTCTTATGAGTATGTAAAAATTAATGCATCATACAGGACATAATTATACAGAACGTTATAACTATTTTCCCTCATATTCACACCCTTGATTTGGACATTTTATTATCTTTCCTGAATTAGACCCTTTTTCTATCAGGATGCCAAAACCGCACTCGGGGCATTTTTCATTTATCGGTTTATCCCACAGGGCGTATCTGCATTTTGGGTAATTGGAGCAGCTGTAGAAGAGTCTACTTTTCTTTGATTGTCTTTCAACCATTTCACCACCGCACCCTTCAACAGGACACTTAACACCAATAGATAACGGTTTTGCAGTCTTGCATGACGGATAATCTGAACAGGCAAGAAATCTGCCAAACCTCCCTGTTTTTATAAGCATCGGCTTTCCGCAATTTGGACATCTCTCGTCTGTCTCCTCACGCAGGGGTTCAACTGCCATTACTTTGCCATTTTCATCAATCTTAAACTCTTTGGTATTTTTGCATTCAGGGTAGCCTGAACATGCAAGAAATTCACCGTTTCTGCCCCATTTGACCATCATGGTTTTGCCGCACTTGTCGCAATTTATGTCTGTGGGGACTTCATGTCTTTTAACATCTTTCATCTCAACCTTTGCCTTTTCCATGCTCTTTTTAAAAGGTGTATAAAATTCATTCATCGCGTCCAGCCATTTAAGTTTCCCATCTTCTATATTATCAAGATCCTCTTCCATGTGTGCCGTAAATTCTACATTCAATATATCGGGAAAACTCTTAACCAGAAGGTCTGTAACAACAAACCCAAGTTCACTTGGGATAAACTGATTTTTTTCCTTGACAACATATTTCCTGTCCTGAATAGTGGCAATGATAGCAGCATAGGTGGATGGTCTGCCTATACCGTTTTCCTCCAGTTCCTTAATCAGTGCTGCCTCTGTAAACCTTGGAGGAGGCTGTGTGAAATGCTGTTTTGACAGCAGCCCTAAAAGTTTCAGAATCTCCCCTTTTTTAAGTATCGGAAGTTCTGACTCAACCTCTTCATCTCCATCCCTTGCCTCTGTATAAACCAAAGTCCACCCTGAAAATTTAAGCACAGAGCCATTTGCCTGAAATATATATCTGCCGGATTCTATTAAAACAGCAGTCTGGTCAAAAACTGCCGGCATCATCTGGCTTGCTATAAACCTGTTCCATACAAGTTGATAAAGCAGAAAATGGTCTTTCATAAGGTATTTCTTCACAGAATCAGGTGTGTATTGAATATATGTAGGTCTTATTGCCTCATGCGCATCCTGTGCCCCTTTTTTACTAGGGTATGAGTTGGGTTTTGAAGGGAGATACCCTTTGCCGAATCTACTTAAAATATATTCCCTTGCACCCATGACAGCATCAGGAGATACCCTTGTGGAATCTGTCCTCATATAGGTTATAAGACCGACAGAACCTTCTGTGCCTAGTTCAACCCCCTCGTATAACTGCTGTGCAATCATCATGGTCTTTCTTGCTGTAAATCCAAGTTTCCTTGCAGCATCCTGCTGAAGTTTGCTTGTTATGAACGGAGGCATGGGATTTCTCTTACGTTCTTTTTTTTCAATATCCCTTACTGCAAAATCTTTCCCTTCAATATCTTTTAATATTTTGTTTGCATCATCTCCATTTTTTATCTCTAGTTTCTCGTCATCTTTCTTTACTAATTTTGCCTTAAAACCTGACCCTTGCCCGTCTGTCTTTTCAAGTTCTGCTGTTATACTCCAGTATTCCTCTGGCACAAATGCCCTTATCTCTCTTTCCCTTTCTACAATCAGCCTTACTGCAACAGATTGAACACGTCCGGCAGATAAACCCCTTCTTACCTTTTCCCATAAGATAGGACTCACCTGATACCCAACAAGTCTGTCAAGTATTCTCCTTGCCTGCTGCGATTCAAATTTGTTCTTATCAAGTTTTCCCGGTTTTGTTATTGCCTCTAAAACCCCTTTTTCTGTTATCTCGTTAAACAAGACCCTGTATATATCCTTCCCATGTCCATTAAGTTCTTCTGCAATATGCCATGCAATCGCCTCGCCTTCTCTATCAGGGTCAGGGGCAAGATAAATTTTGTCTATAGATTTAGCAGCCTTTTTAAGTTCTGATATAATTTTGCCCTTGCCTTTTATTGTTTCATAATAAGGGGTGAAATTATTTTCCACATCAACGCCTAGTTTATTTTTTGGAAGGTCTTTTA encodes:
- the topA gene encoding type I DNA topoisomerase codes for the protein MPKSLVIVESPAKANTINKFLGKDFIVKASIGHIKDLPKNKLGVDVENNFTPYYETIKGKGKIISELKKAAKSIDKIYLAPDPDREGEAIAWHIAEELNGHGKDIYRVLFNEITEKGVLEAITKPGKLDKNKFESQQARRILDRLVGYQVSPILWEKVRRGLSAGRVQSVAVRLIVEREREIRAFVPEEYWSITAELEKTDGQGSGFKAKLVKKDDEKLEIKNGDDANKILKDIEGKDFAVRDIEKKERKRNPMPPFITSKLQQDAARKLGFTARKTMMIAQQLYEGVELGTEGSVGLITYMRTDSTRVSPDAVMGAREYILSRFGKGYLPSKPNSYPSKKGAQDAHEAIRPTYIQYTPDSVKKYLMKDHFLLYQLVWNRFIASQMMPAVFDQTAVLIESGRYIFQANGSVLKFSGWTLVYTEARDGDEEVESELPILKKGEILKLLGLLSKQHFTQPPPRFTEAALIKELEENGIGRPSTYAAIIATIQDRKYVVKEKNQFIPSELGFVVTDLLVKSFPDILNVEFTAHMEEDLDNIEDGKLKWLDAMNEFYTPFKKSMEKAKVEMKDVKRHEVPTDINCDKCGKTMMVKWGRNGEFLACSGYPECKNTKEFKIDENGKVMAVEPLREETDERCPNCGKPMLIKTGRFGRFLACSDYPSCKTAKPLSIGVKCPVEGCGGEMVERQSKKSRLFYSCSNYPKCRYALWDKPINEKCPECGFGILIEKGSNSGKIIKCPNQGCEYEGK